In Halococcus agarilyticus, one genomic interval encodes:
- a CDS encoding tyrosine-type recombinase/integrase encodes MQSESQTAKTGRSEKTQVDKGDKPTYWLKPEQIDEMRMATVEQSAHYLADRNDALIAVMADTGLRVNETRLLDTDMIDFQDGVLSIPASIQKGYVAPEDRNEDEPYSGPKPATIGLASDTLRTLRKYINGSWYQRKDTVALFPGRSSDRISTQGIRNMVGKAAEQAEVRPRAPEGRGEPSDVGPHQLRHSVFYRMVRRDGKPLIEVTKRLRHASRSTTEAYYGHLDVV; translated from the coding sequence ATGCAGAGCGAATCCCAAACAGCGAAAACAGGCCGTTCAGAGAAAACCCAAGTTGACAAGGGCGACAAACCGACGTATTGGCTCAAGCCAGAGCAGATAGATGAAATGCGAATGGCGACAGTCGAGCAGAGCGCCCACTATCTTGCCGACCGTAACGATGCTCTGATAGCAGTCATGGCCGATACGGGCCTTCGGGTGAATGAGACGCGCTTGCTCGACACGGACATGATTGACTTTCAAGACGGCGTTCTTTCAATTCCCGCGTCAATCCAAAAGGGATACGTCGCGCCAGAGGACCGGAATGAAGACGAACCGTATAGTGGCCCGAAGCCCGCGACTATCGGGCTTGCAAGCGATACTCTGCGAACGCTTCGGAAGTACATTAATGGCTCTTGGTATCAGCGAAAGGATACCGTCGCACTATTCCCCGGAAGGTCGTCGGATAGAATCTCGACTCAAGGAATCAGGAACATGGTCGGGAAAGCCGCAGAGCAGGCAGAGGTTCGCCCAAGAGCGCCCGAAGGCAGAGGCGAACCGTCGGACGTAGGCCCGCACCAGTTGCGTCATTCGGTGTTCTACCGAATGGTTCGGCGCGACGGCAAACCGCTCATTGAGGTAACGAAACGGTTGCGTCACGCTTCGCGTTCGACCACAGAGGCGTACTACGGCCACTTGGATGTAGTTTAG